The following coding sequences lie in one Sorghum bicolor cultivar BTx623 chromosome 6, Sorghum_bicolor_NCBIv3, whole genome shotgun sequence genomic window:
- the LOC8066808 gene encoding 60S ribosomal protein L27-3, giving the protein MVKFLKPGKAVILLQGRFAGRKAVIVRVFEEGTRDRPYGHCLVAGLAKYPKKVIRKDSAKKTAKKSRVKCFIKLVNFTHLMPTRYTLDVDLKDVASGGPDALSTRDKKVEACKTAKYRLEERFKSGKNRWFFTKLRF; this is encoded by the coding sequence ATGGTGAAGTTCCTCAAGCCCGGCAAGGCCGTGATCCTCCTCCAGGGCCGGTTCGCCGGCCGGAAGGCGGTGATCGTGCGCGTGTTCGAGGAGGGCACCCGCGACCGCCCCTACGGTCACTGCCTCGTCGCCGGCCTCGCCAAGTACCCCAAGAAGGTGATCCGcaaggactccgccaagaagaCGGCCAAGAAGTCCCGCGTCAAGTGCTTCATCAAGCTCGTCAACTTCACCCACCTCATGCCCACCCGCTACACCCTCGACGTCGACTTGAAGGACGTCGCCTCGGGCGGGCCCGACGCGCTCTCCACCCGCGACAAGAAGGTCGAGGCCTGCAAGACCGCCAAGTACCGTCTCGAGGAGAGGTTCAAGAGCGGCAAGAACAGGTGGTTCTTTACCAAGCTCCGCTTCTAG
- the LOC8066809 gene encoding uncharacterized protein LOC8066809 produces the protein MSSRNRSAAAASCAAPAAAPSLRTPRRLKRRPVKSPAGAPGGGRRSGPATPLLKWDVGGGGRGEGRKGAGAADEAGDAARARETKAREVSVRRLAAGVWRLRPPEAVAGGGGESRVRVGVEHIPRHLQVQLLKQNTSGHHQSLKNEVSSPISVLERKSGELHKVQLHATSAMLPVTTMEKATKWEPGDIKGMESHDAYLIASQLNLLNEQQDTAYVANLQMELQQARDRISELETERRSAKKKLDHLFKKLAEEKAAWRNREHEKVRAILEDMKADLDHEKKNRRRLEMINLKLVNELKEAKMSAKQLLQEYDTERKARELTEEVCNELAREVEEDKAEIEALKQDSLRLREEVDEERKMLQMAEVWREERVQMKLVDAKLTLDAKYTQLSKLQQDVEAFIAACSTANADITAVEEAENIIQAIKSVRAQDAEFRYEPPVASEDIFSIFEELRPSEEPVIKEIEPCYKNSSAKCESEIQEVSPMTDIFLEKKAKVYSNKSPKDESVTEDGSSWETISHEDMQGSSGSPDGSEPSVSNKICDGSISWKSRNGFEYMENEKLKDDLADAYLTNMNQPKKKESAISKLWKSSRPKNSEICKKDAVETVNARSSNVRLSVGTYSTVESGIQEIGLSPPSVEQWSSPDSMNIQFNRGFKGCIEYPRTSQKHSLKAKLMEARMESQKVQLRQVLKQKI, from the exons ATGAGCTCCAGGAaccgctccgccgccgccgcctcatgCGCTGCCCCGGCCGCGGCGCCGTCTCTCCGGACGCCGCGGCGCCTGAAACGGCGGCCGGTTAAGTCGCCGGCGGGCGCgcccggcggcgggcggcggagcGGGCCCGCGACGCCGCTGCTGAAATGGGAcgtgggcggcggcgggcgtGGTGAGGGGAGGAAGGGGGCTGGCGCCGCCGACGAAGCGGGGGACGCTGCGCGGGCGCGGGAGACCAAGGCGAGGGAGGTGTCGGTGCGGAGGCTCGCGGCCGGGGTTTGGCGGCTGCGCCCGCCGGAAGCCGTGGCCGGGGGCGGCGGCGAGAGCAGAGTCCGCGTGGGTGTCGAG CATATCCCAAGGCATCTGCAAGTCCAGCTTCTCAAGCAGAACACTTCAGGTCATCACCAGAGTTTGAAGAATGAGGTTTCAAGCCCCATATCTGTTTTGGAGCGGAAGAGCGGAGAGCTCCACAAG GTACAACTTCATGCTACTTCTGCTATGCTGCCTGTCACTACCATGGAAAAGGCAACAAAATGGGAGCCTGGGGACATAAAGggaatggaatcacatgatgcGTATCTGATAGCCAGCCAGCTAAATCTTCTTAATGAGCAGCAGGATACAGCATATGTTGCTAACCTCCAGATGGAACTCCAGCAAGCACGTGATAGGATAAGTGAGCTGGAAACTGAGCGGCGGTCAGCTAAGAAGAAGCTTGACCACTTGTTCAAGAAACTTGCAGAGGAGAAAGCGGCTTGGAGGAACAGAGAGCATGAAAAGGTGCGTGCTATTCTCGAAGATATGAAGGCAGACCTTGACCATGAGAAGAAAAACCGGAGGCGTCTGGAGATGATTAACTTGAAACTCGTCAATGAGTTGAAGGAGGCCAAGATGTCAGCAAAACAACTGTTACAAGAGTATGATACAGAGAGGAAGGCACGTGAGCTCACTGAGGAGGTGTGCAACGAGctagcaagagaggtggaggaagACAAAGCTGAAATTGAGGCCTTGAAACAGGACTCCCTGAGGCTGCGAGAGGAGGTAGACGAGGAGCGGAAGATGCTGCAAATGGCTGAGGTGTGGCGTGAAGAACGGGTGCAGATGAagcttgttgatgcaaaacttacTCTCGACGCAAAGTACACACAGCTGAGCAAACTGCAACAGGATGTTGAGGCGTTTATTGCTGCATGCAGTACTGCAAATGCAGACATAACAGCAGTAGAGGAAGCAGAGAACATAATACAGGCAATAAAGTCAGTCAGAGCCCAAGATGCTGAATTCAGATATGAGCCACCGGTCGCATCAGAAGACATATTTTCCATTTTTGAAGAGCTGCGTCCAAGTGAGGAGCCTGTCATCAAGGAGATTGAGCCATGCTACAAGAATAGCTCTGCCAAATGTGAATCAGAAATTCAAGAGGTTAGCCCAATGACTGATATATTCCTCGAGAAGAAAGCCAAGGTATACTCAAACAAAAGCCCTAAAGATGAAAGCGTCACTGAAGATGGTAGCAGCTGGGAGACAATAAGCCATGAAGATATGCAGGGTTCAAGTGGTTCACCTGATGGAAGCGAACCTTCAGTCAGCAACAAGATCTGTGATGGAAGCATTTCTTGGAAGAGCAGGAATGGTTTCGAGTATATGGAGAATGAGAAGCTGAAGGATGACTTAGCTGATGCCTACCTGACAAACATGAACCAACCTAAGAAGAAAGAATCAGCCATTTCAAAGCTCTGGAAGTCGTCCCGCCCGAAGAACAGCGAGATATGCAAGAAAGATGCAGTTGAAACCGTAAATGCAAGATCATCCAATGTACGGCTGTCAGTAGGGACTTATTCCACTGTTGAAAGTGGCATCCAAGAAATAGGACTCAGTCCACCGAGTGTCGAGCAGTGGAGCTCGCCAGACTCAATGAACATTCAATTCAACCGTGGCTTCAAGGGCTGTATAGAGTACCCgcggacgtcccagaagcacagCTTGAAGGCAAAGCTCATGGAGGCACGGATGGAGAGCCAGAAGGTCCAGCTCCGCCAGGTGCTCAAGCAGAAGATCTAG
- the LOC8074731 gene encoding uncharacterized protein LOC8074731 isoform X1 translates to MDFSAPSFSLGFDWDDDDDPPAGSDRHEQPRGYEAPDPPSFSLGIDDDDVVEAPRIPAVDRQKGHERWSTAPDPPSFSLGFDDDVVEEPRIRAGGRRKEHARGYTAPDPPSFPLGFDDEDGDGDILAADQRCERARPPVAPGAPASTGAADDDDKEDGFVLAGGRRPVRVERHRLDRDPLPPPRLQTNRFAAPDPPSFSLGFDDEDGHGDILAADQRREQALPQAALGAPSSTGTGDDDDKDDDFVLAGGKRPVRVDRDTIDTDPLPPPASTNRFKRLRKGPAPAHPAPTPQVLHCEAPYSSLIINDDDDSLAGGQHHEQSKPQAAPRVPSSLSIEDEDGDFFLAGDQQPEPTLPEPEVTQLKRLRKGPAPPHLAPSPPPLKVPGQPTVVIDNAARAAVGSWEDEIEDWTTDEDRPVRGECLSDVPPSVGSCSTSSNSKFSLLNRGVLMTQSATKANRSKISQTPNTSASISLEESCTKKLLPKITVSPMRKIYLLDSDTDADDDHNQNKAKTQQQNTKPRGSSTVLKSGAMMNDNWATPALDEFCNEYFKSSKDAGFSQQKEGNTHYRVSQPKNSGHFQQQTSSSGAELYDGPPAMHYLFHPDPRVGNLFRNRLQHFVPIGAGSTRENGQNRAESLSSGRRQFSSSAAANDDWVTPGRISVPTDASKRRVRASGSHSGSGHWFTDDSGRKVYVSKNGQELTGRNAYRQYQKESGRGFGRYKKKGSSGTKRGAAKVKTETAAKRGTSRAKRKR, encoded by the exons aTGGACTTCTCGGCTCCCTCATTCTCGCTGGGTTTCGActgggacgacgacgacgacccccCGGCCGGGAGCGACCGGCACGAGCAGCCGCGCGGGTACGAGGCCCCCGACCCGCCGTCGTTCTCGTTAgggatcgacgacgacgacgtcgtggAGGCGCCCCGCATCCCGGCGGTTGACCGCCAGAAGGGGCACGAGCGGTGGTCCACGGCGCCCGATCCACCGTCGTTCTCGCTGGGCTTCGACGATGACGTCGTGGAGGAGCCCCGCATTCGGGCGGGTGGCCGCCGGAAGGAGCACGCTCGGGGGTACACGGCGCCCGATCCGCCATCGTTCCCCCTGGGCTTTGACGACGAAGACGGCGATGGTGACATACTCGCTGCCGACCAGCGGTGCGAGCGGGCGCGGCCCCCGGTGGCGCCCGGAGCTCCCGCTTCGACCGGCGCTGCAGATGACGATGATAAGGAGGATGGCTTCGTCCTCGCCGGTGGCAGGCGGCCGGTCCGAGTGGAGCGTCACAGGCTAGACCGAGATcccctgccgccgccgcggctgcaGACCAATCGGTTCGCGGCGCCCGATCCGCCGTCGTTCTCATTGGGCTTCGACGACGAAGACGGCCATGGTGACATCCTCGCTGCCGACCAGCGCCGCGAGCAGGCGCTGCCGCAGGCGGCGCTCGGAGCACCCTCTTCGACCGGCACTGGAGATGACGATGATAAGGATGATGACTTCGTCCTCGCCGGTGGCAAGCGGCCGGTCCGGGTGGATCGCGACACGATAGACACAGATCCCCTGCCGCCGCCGGCTTCGACCAATCGGTTCAAGCGGCTGCGGAAGGGCCCTGCGCCAGCCCATCCGGCGCCAACACCCCAGGTGCTGCACTGTGAGGCGCCGTATTCCTCCCTTATaatcaacgacgacgacgactcccTAGCTGGCGGCCAGCACCACGAGCAATCGAAGCCACAGGCCGCACCTCGGGTCCCCTCGTCGCTCAGTATCGAAGATGAGGACGGCGACTTCTTCCTCGCTGGTGACCAACAGCCAGAGCCAACACTGCCTGAGCCTGAAGTGACTCAACTCAAGCGGCTGCGGAAGGGCCCTGCACCACCACATCTGGCGCCATCACCGCCTCCTTTGAAGGTGCCAGGACAACCCACGGTAGTGATTGACAATGCAGCAAGAGCGGCGGTTGGGAGTTGGGAAGACGAGATCGAGGATTGGACAACAGACGAGGACCGACCGGTTCGAGGTGAGTGCCTGAGCG ATGTGCCACCATCTGTTGGTAGTTGCAGCACTTCCAGCAACTCAAAATTCTCTCTGCTTAATCGTGGTGTTCTTATGACTCAGTCAGCAACCAAAGCAAACAgatcaaaaatttcacaaacacCAAATACTTCTGCTTCAATATCTTTGGAAGAAAGCTGCACAAAGAAACTACTTCCTAAGATAACAGTAAGCCCGATGAGGAAAATCTATTTGCTTGATTCTGACACTGATGCAGACGATGACCACAATCAAAATAAAGCAAAGACCCAGCAGCAAAACACGAAGCCCCGAGGGAGCAGTACTGTGCTGAAGAGTGGAGCTATGATGAATGACAATTGGGCAACACCTGCCTTGGACGAGTTCTGCAATGAATACTTCAAATCTTCAAAAGATGCAGGGTTTTCTCAGCAGAAAGAAGGCAACACTCACTACAGGGTTTCTCAACCTAAGAACTCTGGGCATTTCCAGCAACAAACGTCTTCAAGTGGAGCTGAACTATATGATGGTCCTCCTGCTATGCATTATTTGTTCCACCCTGACCCAAGGGTGGGTAATTTGTTCAGGAACAGGCTGCAACATTTTGTTCCCATTGGGGCAGGAAGTACCAGAGAAAATGGGCAAAACAGAGCAGAAAGTCTCAGCAGCGGCAG GAGGCAATTCAGCTCGAGTGCAGCTGCTAACGATGACTGGGTGACTCCTGGGAGGATCTCAGTTCCAACTGATGCCAGTAAAAGAAGGGTGCGTGCCAGTGGATCCCATTCTGGCTCTGGCCATTGGTTTACTGATGACAGTGGGAGGAAG GTTTATGTCTCAAAAAATGGGCAAGAGTTGACTGGCCGCAATGCCTATCGACAATATCAAAAG GAAAGTGGCAGGGGATTCGGCaggtacaagaagaaaggttcaTCTGGAACCAAACGAGGTGCTGCTAAAGTGAAGACCGAAACTGCGGCCAAACGAGGCACGAGTAGGGCTAAAAGGAAGCGGTGA
- the LOC8074731 gene encoding uncharacterized protein LOC8074731 isoform X2 → MDFSAPSFSLGFDWDDDDDPPAGSDRHEQPRGYEAPDPPSFSLGIDDDDVVEAPRIPAVDRQKGHERWSTAPDPPSFSLGFDDDVVEEPRIRAGGRRKEHARGYTAPDPPSFPLGFDDEDGDGDILAADQRCERARPPVAPGAPASTGAADDDDKEDGFVLAGGRRPVRVERHRLDRDPLPPPRLQTNRFAAPDPPSFSLGFDDEDGHGDILAADQRREQALPQAALGAPSSTGTGDDDDKDDDFVLAGGKRPVRVDRDTIDTDPLPPPASTNRFKRLRKGPAPAHPAPTPQVLHCEAPYSSLIINDDDDSLAGGQHHEQSKPQAAPRVPSSLSIEDEDGDFFLAGDQQPEPTLPEPEVTQLKRLRKGPAPPHLAPSPPPLKVPGQPTVVIDNAARAAVGSWEDEIEDWTTDEDRPVRDVPPSVGSCSTSSNSKFSLLNRGVLMTQSATKANRSKISQTPNTSASISLEESCTKKLLPKITVSPMRKIYLLDSDTDADDDHNQNKAKTQQQNTKPRGSSTVLKSGAMMNDNWATPALDEFCNEYFKSSKDAGFSQQKEGNTHYRVSQPKNSGHFQQQTSSSGAELYDGPPAMHYLFHPDPRVGNLFRNRLQHFVPIGAGSTRENGQNRAESLSSGRRQFSSSAAANDDWVTPGRISVPTDASKRRVRASGSHSGSGHWFTDDSGRKVYVSKNGQELTGRNAYRQYQKESGRGFGRYKKKGSSGTKRGAAKVKTETAAKRGTSRAKRKR, encoded by the exons aTGGACTTCTCGGCTCCCTCATTCTCGCTGGGTTTCGActgggacgacgacgacgacccccCGGCCGGGAGCGACCGGCACGAGCAGCCGCGCGGGTACGAGGCCCCCGACCCGCCGTCGTTCTCGTTAgggatcgacgacgacgacgtcgtggAGGCGCCCCGCATCCCGGCGGTTGACCGCCAGAAGGGGCACGAGCGGTGGTCCACGGCGCCCGATCCACCGTCGTTCTCGCTGGGCTTCGACGATGACGTCGTGGAGGAGCCCCGCATTCGGGCGGGTGGCCGCCGGAAGGAGCACGCTCGGGGGTACACGGCGCCCGATCCGCCATCGTTCCCCCTGGGCTTTGACGACGAAGACGGCGATGGTGACATACTCGCTGCCGACCAGCGGTGCGAGCGGGCGCGGCCCCCGGTGGCGCCCGGAGCTCCCGCTTCGACCGGCGCTGCAGATGACGATGATAAGGAGGATGGCTTCGTCCTCGCCGGTGGCAGGCGGCCGGTCCGAGTGGAGCGTCACAGGCTAGACCGAGATcccctgccgccgccgcggctgcaGACCAATCGGTTCGCGGCGCCCGATCCGCCGTCGTTCTCATTGGGCTTCGACGACGAAGACGGCCATGGTGACATCCTCGCTGCCGACCAGCGCCGCGAGCAGGCGCTGCCGCAGGCGGCGCTCGGAGCACCCTCTTCGACCGGCACTGGAGATGACGATGATAAGGATGATGACTTCGTCCTCGCCGGTGGCAAGCGGCCGGTCCGGGTGGATCGCGACACGATAGACACAGATCCCCTGCCGCCGCCGGCTTCGACCAATCGGTTCAAGCGGCTGCGGAAGGGCCCTGCGCCAGCCCATCCGGCGCCAACACCCCAGGTGCTGCACTGTGAGGCGCCGTATTCCTCCCTTATaatcaacgacgacgacgactcccTAGCTGGCGGCCAGCACCACGAGCAATCGAAGCCACAGGCCGCACCTCGGGTCCCCTCGTCGCTCAGTATCGAAGATGAGGACGGCGACTTCTTCCTCGCTGGTGACCAACAGCCAGAGCCAACACTGCCTGAGCCTGAAGTGACTCAACTCAAGCGGCTGCGGAAGGGCCCTGCACCACCACATCTGGCGCCATCACCGCCTCCTTTGAAGGTGCCAGGACAACCCACGGTAGTGATTGACAATGCAGCAAGAGCGGCGGTTGGGAGTTGGGAAGACGAGATCGAGGATTGGACAACAGACGAGGACCGACCGGTTCGAG ATGTGCCACCATCTGTTGGTAGTTGCAGCACTTCCAGCAACTCAAAATTCTCTCTGCTTAATCGTGGTGTTCTTATGACTCAGTCAGCAACCAAAGCAAACAgatcaaaaatttcacaaacacCAAATACTTCTGCTTCAATATCTTTGGAAGAAAGCTGCACAAAGAAACTACTTCCTAAGATAACAGTAAGCCCGATGAGGAAAATCTATTTGCTTGATTCTGACACTGATGCAGACGATGACCACAATCAAAATAAAGCAAAGACCCAGCAGCAAAACACGAAGCCCCGAGGGAGCAGTACTGTGCTGAAGAGTGGAGCTATGATGAATGACAATTGGGCAACACCTGCCTTGGACGAGTTCTGCAATGAATACTTCAAATCTTCAAAAGATGCAGGGTTTTCTCAGCAGAAAGAAGGCAACACTCACTACAGGGTTTCTCAACCTAAGAACTCTGGGCATTTCCAGCAACAAACGTCTTCAAGTGGAGCTGAACTATATGATGGTCCTCCTGCTATGCATTATTTGTTCCACCCTGACCCAAGGGTGGGTAATTTGTTCAGGAACAGGCTGCAACATTTTGTTCCCATTGGGGCAGGAAGTACCAGAGAAAATGGGCAAAACAGAGCAGAAAGTCTCAGCAGCGGCAG GAGGCAATTCAGCTCGAGTGCAGCTGCTAACGATGACTGGGTGACTCCTGGGAGGATCTCAGTTCCAACTGATGCCAGTAAAAGAAGGGTGCGTGCCAGTGGATCCCATTCTGGCTCTGGCCATTGGTTTACTGATGACAGTGGGAGGAAG GTTTATGTCTCAAAAAATGGGCAAGAGTTGACTGGCCGCAATGCCTATCGACAATATCAAAAG GAAAGTGGCAGGGGATTCGGCaggtacaagaagaaaggttcaTCTGGAACCAAACGAGGTGCTGCTAAAGTGAAGACCGAAACTGCGGCCAAACGAGGCACGAGTAGGGCTAAAAGGAAGCGGTGA
- the LOC8066810 gene encoding 1-acyl-sn-glycerol-3-phosphate acyltransferase: protein MDTAAAAASAQRRWLLWARRQAAAYLAAAGGGDDGWAASAVSAVRVVVCFLAMAITTAAWAVIMLLLLPWPSQRIRQSNVYGHVTGRMLLWILGNPIKVEGAEHLKTRGIFICNHASPLDIFLVMWLAPTGTVGIAKKEIIWYPLFGQLYVLANHLRIDRSNPAAAIHSMKQVARAVVKNNLSLILFPEGTRSKNGRLLPFKKGFVHAALQTGLPVVPIVVTGTHLAWRNNSVRVRPAPLTVKVLPPIGTGGWEEARVDEHVEAVRSLYACNLPDSQKPLDALAARKSD, encoded by the exons ATGGacaccgccgccgctgccgcctcgGCGCAGCGACGATGGCTGCTGTGGGCCAGGCGCCAGGCCGCCGCGTACCTGGCCGCGGCAGGCGGGGGCGACGACGGGTGGGCGGCGTCCGCGGTGTCCGCGGTCCGCGTCGTCGTGTGCTTCCTGGCCATGGCGATCACCACGGCGGCGTGGGCGGTGAtcatgctgctgctcctgccgtGGCCCTCCCAACGCATCCGCCAGAGCAACGTCTACGGCCACGTCACCGGACGCATGCTG CTGTGGATTCTGGGGAACCCAATCAAAGTGGAAGGCGCCGAGCACCTCAAGACGAGGGGGATCTTCATCTGCAACCACGCGTCGCCGCTGGACATCTTCCTCGTCATGTGGCTCGCTCCCACTGGTACCGTCGGAATCGCCAAAAAGGAG ATCATCTGGTACCCGTTGTTCGGTCAGCTCTACGTGCTGGCTAACCACCTGCGCATCGACCGCTCCAACCCTGCTGCTGCAATCCACTCCATGAAACAG GTCGCCCGTGCAGTGGTAAAGAACAACCTGTCCCTCATCCTGTTCCCGGAGGGCACACGGTCCAAGAACGGCAGGCTGCTGCCCTTCAAGAAGGGGTTCGTGCACGCCGCGCTGCAGACGGGGCTGCCCGTCGTCCCCATCGTGGTCACCGGCACGCACCTGGCCTGGAGGAACAACAGCGTGCGGGTGCGCCCGGCGCCGCTCACCGTCAAGGTCCTGCCGCCGATCGGGACCGGCGGCTGGGAGGAGGCGCGGGTCGACGAGCACGTGGAGGCCGTGCGGTCGCTGTACGCCTGCAACCTCCCCGACTCGCAGAAGCCGCTCGACGCTCTGGCCGCCCGGAAGAGCGACTGA